One segment of Actinomyces sp. 432 DNA contains the following:
- the thrB gene encoding homoserine kinase, producing MRLANECAAVRVPATTANMGPGFDSFGMAFTYYDEVEVRPIVGATSVTVKGVGEGTVPTDDSNLVVRALRAGLDAAGAPQAGFEMHCLNRIPHGGGMGSSASAAVAGLMLARGLLSDPEALPDEEVFRIATGFEGHPDNVAPAVFGGATVAWIEADGTPRSAPMPVDATLAVSLLVPPSTTRLSTEEARKVLPASVPRADALFNTSRAAILMLALAGRPDLLMAGTEDRLHQEYRRGVLPASMAVMDSLREQGYPAVISGAGPTVLVLADLSQQTRFTLERHGWTVLRPGIDLTGAQLVEPSAR from the coding sequence ATGCGACTGGCCAACGAGTGTGCGGCGGTGCGCGTGCCCGCCACCACCGCGAATATGGGCCCCGGCTTCGACTCCTTCGGGATGGCCTTCACCTACTACGACGAAGTTGAGGTCCGCCCGATCGTGGGCGCCACCAGTGTCACGGTAAAGGGCGTGGGGGAGGGCACTGTCCCCACCGACGACTCCAACCTGGTGGTACGGGCCCTGCGCGCAGGCCTGGACGCCGCCGGCGCACCCCAGGCGGGCTTCGAGATGCACTGCCTCAACCGCATCCCCCACGGCGGCGGCATGGGCTCCTCTGCAAGCGCAGCCGTTGCCGGCCTGATGCTCGCCCGTGGCCTGCTGTCCGACCCCGAGGCGCTGCCCGACGAGGAGGTATTCCGGATCGCCACCGGTTTTGAAGGCCACCCCGATAACGTCGCCCCAGCGGTATTCGGCGGCGCCACCGTCGCCTGGATCGAGGCCGACGGCACACCCCGCTCCGCGCCCATGCCGGTGGACGCGACCCTGGCAGTGAGCCTGCTGGTCCCGCCGTCTACCACCAGACTGAGCACCGAGGAGGCCCGCAAGGTCCTGCCCGCCTCCGTGCCGCGCGCCGACGCCCTGTTCAACACCTCCCGCGCCGCCATCCTCATGCTCGCCCTCGCGGGGCGCCCGGACCTGCTCATGGCGGGAACCGAGGACCGACTTCACCAGGAGTACCGGCGCGGCGTGCTGCCCGCATCCATGGCGGTGATGGACTCCCTGCGCGAACAGGGCTACCCGGCGGTCATCTCCGGTGCTGGCCCCACCGTGCTCGTCCTGGCGGATCTGTCTCAGCAGACCCGCTTCACCCTGGAACGGCACGGGTGGACGGTGCTGCGCCCCGGCATCGATCTGACCGGCGCCCAGCTGGTGGAGCCGTCGGCGCGATAA
- a CDS encoding methyltransferase produces the protein MAREVLTARVWAVEIASDAVALARENCERLAPGRVEVIHGDATDPAVLAEMDGRADVVVSNPPYVPAGAVEDTETAEYDPHVALYGGERTAWRLRSPSSPGPLPCCVRAGC, from the coding sequence GTGGCCCGGGAGGTGCTCACAGCTCGCGTGTGGGCGGTTGAAATAGCCTCCGACGCCGTCGCCCTGGCGCGGGAGAACTGCGAGCGTCTGGCGCCGGGCAGGGTGGAGGTGATCCACGGCGATGCCACTGATCCGGCCGTGCTGGCCGAAATGGACGGGCGAGCCGATGTGGTCGTCTCCAACCCGCCGTACGTGCCCGCCGGGGCGGTGGAGGACACCGAGACGGCTGAATACGATCCCCACGTCGCCCTTTACGGCGGGGAGAGGACGGCCTGGAGACTCCGGTCGCCGTCGTCGCCCGGGCCGCTGCCCTGCTGCGTCCGGGCGGGGTGCTGA
- a CDS encoding ATP-binding protein codes for MTTISRYTPSTMPGEQLERLFVARERILARLVERVEALGTTPSPHHTLLVGPRGAGKTHLIALVAHRARRLTEGGQRMRIAWLPEDPWTIASYGRLLAAILDAAGEEADSHLSEDQLDAQLRASLRTNGPVLLLMENVDQVLNAIGDLGQQRLRNLFQTESGILLIGSTTTLDRTLADEAFPFFDFFDTIRLEPFSAQEAQDMLRALAHEGGDSALEERLEEPDAVARIHTISHLAGGQPRLWALLGSVLTVDQVDNITDLLLTRFDDLTPYYQERLARLSPQQRLVVAELATADRPLPVKAIAERVGADQRSVAKSVSDLVDQGWLAAVSTPFAHLLDRRRTYYELAEPLARLAFQIKESRGEPLKLIIEFLVNWFDAEELQASSETEYASAAMEMIDQDETLSLVRGLTSLPAVRRPSLALLGRVEDALAALAGGDAEPVMSLPSTLRQAIELRYGEEDGITDMRLMLLERALTEVGNVPQADSQAAWLSRAERLDVEALSPQSRLMHMRWLAAGWRLDEADAALSTIPPGTEHVDGQEALAAAYQASGRVIEAVKLYEQVVQDRLQLLGPDHSDTLASRNNLAYAYKEAGRLEEAIELCEQVLHDRLRILGPDHPQTLTSRNNLAAAYQEAGRLEQAIELYEQVLQDRLRILGPDHPHTLAIRNNLAAAYQEAGRLEEAIELYEQVLHDSLRILGPDHPDTLAIRNNLAAAYQEAGRLEEAIELYEQVLQDRLRVLGPDHPDTLAIRNNLAYAYQEAGRLEEAIDLCEQVLHDSLRILGPDHPQTLISRNNLAYAYQEAGRLEEAIDLCEQVLHDSLRILGPDHPQTLISRNNLAYAYQEAGRLEETIDLYEQVLQDRLRILGPDHPDTLDSRHNLAYAYHLAGRPEDAEKLLEQWPSGS; via the coding sequence ATGACCACGATCTCCCGATACACCCCCTCCACTATGCCCGGTGAGCAGCTCGAGCGCCTGTTCGTGGCGCGCGAGCGGATCCTGGCCCGCCTCGTGGAGCGCGTGGAGGCGCTGGGAACTACTCCGAGCCCGCATCACACCCTCCTGGTTGGGCCGCGGGGGGCTGGCAAGACGCACCTCATCGCCCTGGTTGCACATCGCGCCCGCCGCCTGACCGAGGGCGGCCAACGAATGCGCATAGCGTGGTTGCCCGAGGACCCATGGACGATCGCGTCCTACGGGAGACTACTGGCGGCCATCCTTGACGCGGCGGGTGAGGAGGCCGACTCGCATCTCAGCGAAGACCAGCTCGATGCGCAACTGCGCGCCTCGCTGCGTACCAACGGCCCGGTACTGCTGCTCATGGAGAACGTGGACCAGGTTCTTAATGCGATTGGCGACCTGGGTCAGCAGCGCCTGCGGAATCTCTTCCAGACCGAATCCGGCATCCTCTTGATCGGTTCCACGACGACGCTGGACCGGACGCTCGCCGATGAGGCCTTCCCCTTCTTCGACTTCTTCGACACGATCCGCCTTGAGCCATTCTCTGCCCAGGAGGCCCAGGACATGCTGCGGGCTCTCGCCCACGAGGGCGGGGACAGCGCGCTGGAGGAGCGGCTGGAAGAGCCCGACGCCGTCGCGCGTATTCATACCATTTCGCATTTGGCGGGTGGTCAACCACGGTTGTGGGCACTGCTCGGCAGCGTGCTGACAGTGGACCAGGTGGATAACATCACCGACCTTCTGCTCACCCGCTTCGACGATCTCACTCCCTATTACCAGGAGCGGCTCGCACGGCTCTCGCCGCAGCAGCGGCTCGTCGTCGCCGAACTCGCGACGGCCGACAGGCCACTGCCGGTCAAGGCGATTGCCGAGCGAGTAGGTGCGGATCAGCGCAGCGTGGCCAAGTCGGTAAGTGATCTCGTGGATCAGGGCTGGCTCGCCGCGGTCTCAACCCCGTTCGCCCATCTGCTCGACCGGCGCAGGACCTACTACGAGCTGGCCGAGCCGCTGGCTCGTCTCGCCTTCCAGATCAAGGAGTCCCGTGGTGAGCCGCTTAAGCTCATTATTGAGTTCCTGGTCAACTGGTTCGATGCCGAGGAGCTGCAGGCATCGAGTGAAACTGAGTACGCCAGCGCTGCGATGGAAATGATCGACCAGGATGAGACGCTCAGCCTTGTGCGCGGCCTGACGAGCCTTCCGGCTGTGCGCCGCCCTTCGCTCGCCCTTCTAGGCCGGGTTGAGGATGCACTTGCTGCTCTCGCCGGCGGAGATGCCGAGCCGGTTATGAGCCTGCCAAGCACGCTGCGGCAGGCAATAGAACTGCGCTATGGCGAGGAAGACGGCATCACTGACATGCGACTGATGCTGCTTGAGCGGGCGCTGACGGAAGTGGGGAATGTTCCGCAGGCGGACTCGCAGGCGGCATGGCTGTCTCGCGCTGAACGGCTCGACGTCGAGGCGCTGTCTCCGCAAAGCCGCCTAATGCATATGCGTTGGCTGGCCGCCGGCTGGCGTCTGGATGAGGCCGACGCGGCACTCTCTACGATTCCGCCGGGGACTGAGCATGTTGATGGTCAGGAGGCGCTCGCTGCCGCGTACCAGGCCTCAGGGCGGGTGATCGAGGCCGTCAAGTTGTACGAGCAGGTAGTTCAGGACCGCCTGCAGCTGCTGGGACCGGACCACTCCGACACCCTGGCCAGCCGCAACAACCTCGCTTACGCCTACAAGGAGGCGGGCAGGCTGGAGGAGGCTATCGAACTGTGCGAGCAGGTCCTGCATGACCGCCTGCGCATCCTTGGCCCCGACCACCCCCAAACCTTGACCAGCCGCAACAACCTCGCCGCCGCCTACCAGGAGGCGGGCAGGCTGGAGCAGGCTATCGAACTGTACGAGCAGGTCCTGCAGGACCGCCTGCGCATTCTGGGACCCGACCATCCCCACACCCTGGCCATCCGCAACAACCTCGCCGCCGCCTACCAGGAGGCGGGCAGGCTGGAGGAGGCCATCGAACTGTACGAGCAGGTGCTGCACGACAGCCTGCGCATCCTTGGCCCCGACCACCCCGACACCCTGGCCATCCGCAACAACCTCGCCGCCGCCTACCAGGAGGCGGGCAGGCTGGAGGAGGCCATCGAACTGTACGAGCAGGTCCTGCAGGACCGCCTGCGCGTCCTGGGGCCCGACCACCCCGACACCCTGGCCATCCGCAACAATCTCGCCTACGCCTACCAGGAGGCGGGCAGGCTGGAGGAGGCCATCGACCTGTGCGAGCAGGTGCTGCACGACAGCCTGCGCATCCTGGGACCCGACCACCCCCAAACCCTGATCAGCCGCAACAATCTCGCCTACGCCTACCAGGAGGCGGGCAGGCTGGAGGAGGCCATCGACCTGTGCGAGCAGGTGCTGCACGACAGCCTGCGCATCCTGGGACCCGACCACCCCCAAACCCTGATCAGCCGCAACAACCTCGCCTACGCCTACCAGGAGGCGGGCAGGCTGGAGGAGACTATCGACCTGTACGAGCAGGTCCTGCAGGACCGCCTGCGCATTCTGGGACCCGACCACCCCGACACCCTGGACAGCCGCCACAACCTCGCCTACGCCTACCACTTGGCAGGGCGTCCGGAGGACGCCGAGAAGCTGCTGGAGCAGTGGCCCTCCGGGAGCTGA
- the lysA gene encoding diaminopimelate decarboxylase, which yields MSAVPAGEAPLGALVAPDPEARPDLWPWSARRGADGALEIGERSVGEILADAPTPVFVLDEADLRGRAATWAAAMAEEFWPDYGMNGGQAYYAGKAFLTTRVARTVLAEGMGIDTASAGELAVGVAALAAVDGEAATAHATRLGLHGNGKTRAEIRTALAHRVGHLVLDSVEEIELAAAAVRELRESGHYAPEETGSVMLRLTTGIHAGGHEYISTAHEDQKFGISVATGAALEAARAVVAAPELDLHGLHSHIGSQIFDLAGFREAVGVVLRLRHQIAEDTGVVCEEVDLGGGYGIAYTGADPVAPSPADIARTLAEAVRDLCAELGDAVPHVSVEPGRSIAGPAMVTLYTVTGLKHVELGEGTARLYVSVDGGMSDNIRPALYDAAYTALVANRRPDPGAGLVRARVVGKHCESGDVVVRDVDLPADLAVGDVLAVPATGAYGRSMASNYNLFTRPGVAWVEDGRQGWVLRPETIADLLALERD from the coding sequence ATGAGCGCCGTACCCGCGGGCGAGGCCCCCCTCGGCGCCCTGGTCGCCCCCGATCCCGAGGCGCGTCCGGACCTGTGGCCATGGTCTGCCCGGCGCGGCGCCGACGGCGCCCTTGAGATCGGCGAGCGCAGTGTGGGGGAGATCCTCGCCGACGCCCCCACTCCAGTGTTTGTCCTGGACGAGGCCGACCTGCGCGGCCGCGCCGCCACCTGGGCCGCCGCCATGGCCGAGGAGTTCTGGCCCGACTACGGCATGAACGGCGGCCAGGCCTACTACGCCGGCAAGGCCTTCCTCACCACCCGCGTGGCCCGCACGGTCCTGGCCGAGGGCATGGGCATCGACACCGCCTCCGCCGGGGAACTGGCCGTGGGCGTCGCCGCGCTGGCCGCCGTCGACGGCGAGGCCGCCACCGCCCACGCCACTCGGCTGGGCCTGCACGGCAACGGCAAGACCCGTGCCGAGATCCGCACCGCGCTCGCCCACCGGGTCGGCCACCTGGTCCTGGACTCGGTCGAGGAGATCGAGCTGGCGGCCGCCGCCGTGCGGGAGCTGCGCGAGTCCGGCCACTACGCTCCCGAGGAGACCGGCTCGGTCATGCTGCGCCTGACCACCGGCATCCACGCCGGCGGGCACGAGTACATCTCCACCGCCCACGAGGACCAGAAGTTCGGCATCTCCGTGGCCACCGGTGCTGCGCTCGAGGCCGCCCGCGCCGTCGTCGCCGCACCCGAGCTGGACCTGCACGGGCTGCACTCCCACATCGGCTCCCAGATCTTCGACCTGGCCGGATTCCGTGAGGCCGTCGGCGTCGTGCTGCGCCTGCGCCACCAGATCGCCGAGGACACCGGCGTGGTGTGCGAGGAGGTGGACCTGGGCGGCGGCTACGGGATCGCCTACACCGGCGCCGACCCCGTCGCCCCGTCCCCGGCGGACATCGCCCGCACCCTGGCCGAGGCGGTCCGCGACCTGTGTGCCGAACTGGGCGACGCCGTCCCACATGTTTCCGTGGAACCGGGCCGCTCGATAGCCGGGCCGGCCATGGTCACCCTGTACACGGTGACCGGGCTCAAGCATGTGGAGCTGGGGGAGGGGACCGCCCGCCTGTACGTGAGCGTAGACGGCGGCATGAGCGACAACATCCGCCCTGCGTTGTACGACGCCGCCTACACGGCCCTGGTGGCCAACCGGCGCCCCGACCCGGGGGCTGGGCTGGTGCGGGCGCGCGTGGTCGGAAAGCACTGCGAGAGCGGCGACGTGGTGGTACGCGACGTGGACCTGCCCGCCGACCTTGCGGTCGGAGACGTGCTGGCGGTTCCGGCCACCGGCGCCTACGGGCGCTCCATGGCCAGCAACTACAACCTGTTCACCCGGCCCGGCGTCGCCTGGGTTGAGGACGGTCGGCAGGGCTGGGTGCTGCGCCCGGAGACCATCGCCGACCTACTCGCCCTGGAGAGGGACTAA
- the argS gene encoding arginine--tRNA ligase, with product MTPEELAEAIRNVLLAAASDGSLALPVEEVPVPKVERPRSREHGDWATNVAMQLAKKAGTNPRALAQLLAERVGALDGVASAEVAGPGFLNIRLDAASAGELARTILNAGTAYGTNDSLAGQHINLEYVSANPTGPVHLGGARWAAVGDSLARIMAACGAEVTREYYFNDHGTQIDRFARSLLAAARGQETPEDGYGGSYIGEIAARVTADETAAGRPDPATLPDAEATEVFRARGVDLMFAAVKAELHAFRTDFDVFFHEDSLHTSGAVDRAIGRLRERGVIFEADGATWLRTTDFGDDKDRVLIKSDGDPAYFAADVAYYLDKRARGADCAIYLLGADHHGYIGRMMAMCAAYGDEPGVNMQIIIGQLVNLVRDGQPVRMSKRAGTVVTLEDLVDAVGVDAARYALARSSMDSMIDIDLNLLASTSNDNPVYYVQYAHARIRSVARNAIERGVTREAGFDPAQLDTPHDAQLLGVLAQYPAIVAQAAALREQHRVARYLETLAAAYHTWYGATRVTPRGDDPVDAGHVARLWVNDAVGQVIANGLGLLGVSAPERM from the coding sequence GTGACCCCCGAAGAGCTCGCCGAAGCGATCCGCAACGTCCTCCTCGCCGCCGCCAGCGACGGCAGCCTCGCCCTGCCCGTGGAGGAGGTGCCGGTCCCCAAGGTCGAGCGCCCCCGCTCCCGCGAGCACGGCGACTGGGCCACCAACGTCGCCATGCAGCTGGCCAAGAAGGCCGGCACCAACCCGCGCGCCCTGGCCCAGTTGCTGGCCGAGCGCGTGGGCGCCCTGGACGGCGTCGCCTCTGCCGAGGTCGCCGGCCCCGGCTTCCTCAACATCCGCCTGGACGCCGCCAGTGCCGGCGAGCTCGCCCGCACCATTCTCAACGCCGGCACCGCCTACGGCACCAACGACTCCCTGGCCGGCCAGCACATCAACCTCGAGTACGTCTCCGCCAACCCGACCGGCCCGGTGCACCTGGGCGGGGCCCGGTGGGCCGCCGTCGGCGACTCCCTTGCCCGCATCATGGCCGCCTGCGGTGCCGAGGTCACCCGCGAGTACTACTTCAACGACCACGGCACCCAGATCGACCGCTTCGCCCGCTCCCTGCTCGCCGCCGCCCGCGGCCAGGAGACCCCCGAGGACGGCTACGGCGGCTCCTACATCGGCGAGATCGCCGCCCGGGTAACCGCGGACGAGACCGCCGCCGGCCGCCCCGACCCCGCCACCCTGCCCGACGCAGAGGCCACTGAGGTGTTCCGCGCCCGCGGCGTCGACCTCATGTTCGCCGCCGTCAAGGCCGAGCTGCACGCCTTCCGCACCGACTTCGACGTCTTCTTCCACGAGGACTCCCTGCACACCTCCGGCGCCGTCGACCGCGCCATCGGCCGCCTGCGTGAGCGCGGCGTCATCTTCGAGGCCGACGGCGCCACCTGGCTGCGCACCACCGACTTCGGCGACGACAAGGACCGCGTCCTGATCAAGTCCGACGGCGACCCCGCATACTTCGCCGCCGACGTCGCCTACTACCTGGACAAGCGCGCCCGCGGCGCCGACTGCGCCATCTACCTGCTGGGCGCCGACCACCACGGCTACATCGGCCGCATGATGGCCATGTGCGCCGCCTACGGCGACGAGCCCGGCGTCAACATGCAGATCATCATCGGCCAGCTGGTCAACCTAGTGCGTGACGGGCAGCCGGTGCGCATGTCCAAGCGTGCCGGCACCGTGGTCACCCTGGAGGACCTGGTCGACGCCGTGGGCGTGGACGCCGCCCGCTACGCGCTCGCTCGCTCCTCCATGGACTCCATGATCGACATCGACCTGAACCTGCTGGCCTCCACATCCAACGACAACCCCGTCTACTACGTCCAGTACGCCCACGCCCGCATTCGCTCGGTGGCCCGCAACGCCATCGAGCGGGGCGTGACCCGCGAGGCCGGCTTCGACCCCGCCCAGCTGGACACCCCCCACGACGCCCAGCTGCTGGGTGTACTCGCCCAGTACCCGGCCATCGTCGCCCAGGCCGCCGCCCTGCGTGAGCAGCACCGCGTGGCCCGCTACCTGGAGACGCTCGCCGCCGCCTACCACACCTGGTACGGCGCCACCCGCGTCACCCCGCGCGGTGACGACCCGGTCGACGCCGGGCACGTCGCCCGCCTGTGGGTCAACGACGCCGTCGGCCAGGTCATCGCCAACGGGCTCGGCCTGCTGGGCGTGAGTGCTCCGGAGCGCATGTGA
- the rpmE gene encoding 50S ribosomal protein L31 codes for MKQGIHPEYVPTTVTCTCGNSFETRSTVTSGEIRVDVCSACHPFYTGKQKILDTGGRVARFEARYGKRKK; via the coding sequence ATGAAGCAGGGTATCCACCCCGAATACGTGCCCACCACGGTCACGTGCACCTGCGGCAACAGCTTCGAGACCCGTTCCACCGTCACCTCTGGTGAGATTCGTGTGGACGTGTGCTCTGCTTGCCACCCCTTCTACACCGGCAAGCAGAAGATCCTCGACACCGGTGGCCGCGTGGCCCGCTTCGAGGCCCGCTACGGCAAGCGCAAGAAGTAA
- the rho gene encoding transcription termination factor Rho, with translation MTEISSARPSLSTMRLAELQQLASSMGLKGTSRMRKSELIAAIRENQKDAPAAASAPAAQAPEQGPGKQSGQSEPSAPARRRGRPAPAADEAVESESAQEETGTAAASVGRSAPARSRRRVTAAAGAPKDAPAAADAPLTLDLPQHATSAQDGAQAPAHPDRAAAQSGPAGARDGSRRPRRRAQSSPGAPERRHGFELPGADHTDAKAALMRDLADATGTPAVEPSERRRRGASDWDEQVDEDTRGPRRRRGRKRRDRDGRGDYDGNQDRGQQAREEEVLLPVAGILDMADHQHAYLRTSGYLPGPKDVYVSGQQIKENGLRAGDAITGWVRENGDNNVGPGGGSGRGRRQNRANRLKYKPLVSVETINGMDPERAGRRPEFTKLTPLYPQEQLRLETTPKALTPRVIDLVSPIGKGQRGLIVSPPKAGKTIILQQIANAIAVNNPEAHLMVVLVDERPEEVTDMQRTVKGEVIASTFDRPASDHTTVAELAIERAKRLVELGQDVVVLLDSITRLGRAYNLAAPASGRILSGGVDASALYPPKRFFGAARNIENGGSLTILATALVETGSKMDEVIFEEFKGTGNMELRLSRQLAERRVFPAVDVAASSTRREELLIDPAQLKIMWRLRRLFSGLEQQQALELVLGKLKETQSNAEFLMVISKTTPQGTSLADADDDSKLA, from the coding sequence GTGACCGAGATCTCCAGCGCTCGCCCTTCGCTGTCCACCATGCGACTGGCTGAACTCCAGCAGCTCGCTTCATCCATGGGCCTAAAGGGCACCTCACGTATGCGGAAGAGCGAACTAATCGCCGCCATCCGCGAGAACCAGAAAGACGCACCCGCGGCCGCGTCGGCCCCGGCCGCGCAGGCTCCAGAGCAGGGGCCCGGGAAACAATCAGGACAGAGCGAGCCATCCGCACCGGCGCGCCGCCGCGGTCGGCCCGCGCCCGCCGCCGATGAGGCCGTCGAGTCCGAATCTGCGCAGGAGGAGACGGGCACTGCGGCAGCGTCGGTCGGCCGCTCCGCCCCGGCCCGCTCCCGGCGCCGTGTGACTGCAGCGGCCGGTGCTCCCAAGGACGCCCCGGCGGCTGCGGATGCGCCCCTGACCCTCGACCTGCCCCAGCACGCCACCTCGGCCCAGGACGGTGCCCAGGCGCCCGCGCACCCAGACCGGGCCGCAGCGCAGTCAGGGCCCGCAGGTGCCCGTGACGGATCCCGGCGTCCCCGGCGCCGAGCCCAGTCGTCCCCCGGCGCTCCTGAGCGCCGCCACGGCTTCGAGCTGCCTGGTGCGGACCACACTGACGCCAAGGCGGCACTCATGCGGGACCTGGCCGACGCCACCGGCACCCCCGCGGTAGAGCCGAGCGAGCGCCGTCGCCGCGGCGCCAGCGACTGGGACGAGCAGGTGGACGAGGACACCCGCGGCCCACGCCGTCGGCGCGGCCGCAAGCGCCGGGACCGGGACGGCCGAGGCGACTACGACGGCAACCAGGACCGGGGGCAGCAGGCCCGCGAGGAGGAGGTCCTGCTACCGGTCGCCGGTATCCTCGACATGGCTGACCACCAGCACGCCTACCTGCGCACCTCCGGCTACCTGCCCGGCCCCAAGGACGTGTACGTCAGCGGCCAGCAGATCAAGGAGAACGGTCTGCGCGCCGGCGACGCGATCACCGGGTGGGTACGCGAGAACGGCGACAACAACGTCGGCCCCGGCGGGGGCTCCGGCCGCGGCCGCCGCCAGAACCGCGCCAACCGCTTGAAGTACAAGCCGCTGGTCTCCGTGGAGACCATCAATGGCATGGACCCCGAGCGGGCGGGGCGCCGTCCCGAGTTCACCAAGCTCACCCCCCTGTACCCCCAGGAACAGCTGCGCCTGGAGACCACCCCGAAGGCCCTGACCCCACGCGTAATCGACCTGGTCTCACCCATCGGCAAGGGCCAGCGCGGCCTGATCGTCTCCCCGCCCAAGGCCGGCAAGACGATCATCCTGCAGCAGATCGCCAACGCGATAGCCGTTAACAACCCCGAGGCACACCTGATGGTGGTGCTGGTCGATGAGCGCCCCGAGGAGGTCACCGACATGCAGCGCACGGTCAAGGGGGAGGTCATCGCCTCCACCTTCGACCGGCCCGCATCCGACCACACCACCGTCGCGGAGCTCGCCATCGAGCGCGCCAAGCGGCTGGTCGAGCTGGGACAGGACGTGGTGGTGCTGCTCGACTCCATCACCCGCCTGGGACGCGCCTACAACCTGGCCGCACCCGCCTCCGGGCGCATCCTGTCCGGTGGTGTGGACGCCAGTGCCCTGTACCCGCCCAAGCGCTTCTTCGGCGCCGCCCGCAACATCGAGAACGGCGGCAGCCTGACCATCCTGGCCACCGCCCTGGTGGAGACCGGCTCGAAGATGGATGAGGTCATCTTCGAGGAGTTCAAGGGCACCGGCAACATGGAGCTGCGACTGTCGCGGCAGCTGGCCGAGCGGCGCGTCTTCCCCGCTGTCGACGTCGCCGCATCCTCCACGCGCCGCGAGGAGCTGCTCATCGACCCGGCCCAGCTGAAGATCATGTGGCGGCTGCGGCGGCTGTTCTCCGGACTGGAGCAGCAGCAGGCCCTGGAGCTGGTGCTCGGCAAGCTCAAGGAGACCCAGTCCAACGCGGAATTCCTCATGGTCATCTCAAAGACCACGCCGCAGGGCACCTCCCTGGCGGACGCCGACGACGATTCCAAGCTGGCCTGA
- the prfA gene encoding peptide chain release factor 1, whose product MSVEDFSAVQPLLEEHTAIEQDMADPATASDPGAMRRLGRRYAELGRIVEAYRAWSAAAADLADAVELARDDADFAAELPALRQAERDAAARLREVLAPHDPDDARDVIIEVKAGEGGEESALFASDLARMYTRYAERMGWAVEVMDATDSELGGYKDVRLAIKAKSAVEPADGVWAHLKYEAGVHRVQRVPVTESQGRIHTSAAGVLVMPEADDPGELEIDPNDLRIDVFRSSGPGGQSVNTTDSAVRITHLPTGIVVSMQNEKSQLQNKEAAMRVLRARLLAERAAAQAAEAAATRRSQVRTVDRSERIRTYNFPENRIADHRTGYKAYNLDAVLDGDLGPVIDSAIAMDEAERLAAAGEQP is encoded by the coding sequence GTGAGCGTCGAGGACTTCTCCGCCGTTCAGCCTCTGCTGGAGGAGCACACCGCGATCGAGCAGGATATGGCCGACCCCGCCACCGCCTCCGACCCCGGAGCCATGCGCCGCCTGGGTCGCCGCTATGCCGAGCTGGGCCGCATAGTAGAGGCGTACCGCGCCTGGAGTGCCGCTGCCGCGGACCTGGCCGACGCCGTCGAGCTGGCTCGCGATGACGCGGACTTCGCTGCCGAGCTGCCTGCACTGCGCCAGGCCGAGCGGGACGCCGCCGCGCGCCTGCGGGAGGTGCTCGCCCCGCACGACCCAGACGACGCCCGTGACGTCATCATCGAGGTCAAGGCCGGCGAGGGCGGGGAGGAGTCCGCTCTGTTCGCCTCCGACCTGGCCCGCATGTACACCCGCTACGCTGAGCGCATGGGTTGGGCGGTGGAGGTTATGGACGCCACCGACTCCGAGCTCGGCGGCTACAAGGATGTGCGCCTGGCTATCAAGGCGAAGAGCGCCGTCGAGCCGGCCGACGGCGTGTGGGCGCACCTGAAGTACGAGGCGGGCGTGCACCGGGTACAGCGCGTACCCGTCACGGAGAGCCAGGGCCGCATCCACACCTCCGCCGCCGGCGTGCTGGTGATGCCCGAGGCAGACGACCCCGGTGAGCTGGAAATCGATCCGAACGACCTCCGCATTGATGTCTTCCGCTCCTCGGGACCGGGCGGTCAGAGTGTAAACACGACCGACTCCGCCGTGCGCATCACCCACCTGCCCACCGGGATCGTCGTGTCCATGCAGAACGAGAAATCCCAGTTGCAGAACAAGGAGGCGGCCATGCGGGTGCTGCGGGCCCGGCTGCTTGCCGAGCGCGCCGCCGCCCAGGCCGCCGAGGCCGCCGCCACCCGCCGCTCCCAGGTGCGCACGGTCGACCGGTCCGAGCGCATCCGCACCTACAACTTCCCCGAGAACCGCATCGCCGACCATCGCACCGGCTATAAGGCCTACAACCTCGATGCCGTGCTCGACGGCGACCTGGGTCCGGTCATCGACTCGGCCATCGCCATGGATGAGGCCGAGCGCCTGGCCGCCGCCGGCGAGCAGCCGTGA